The nucleotide sequence CACCAGCACCCGGCTGACCGATCTCGCCCCTGCTCTCGCCGTCGGGATCGACCGGGTGCGCACCTGGCTGGTCACCGGGCCCCTCTCGCTCGACCCCGACCGGGTCGCCGGCATCCGCGACACCCTGGTCACCCAGCTGGCCCAGGTGGTGCCGACGCCGGTGGCCGGCGCCCAGCTGGCCATCACCATCCTCAGCGCCCTCGTGCTCGTGCTGTTCATCGTCTTCTTCCTGATCAAGGACGGCGACGGCATGTGGGCGTGGGTGGTCGAACGGGTCCCCGCCACCCAGCGCGAGCGGGTCGACGGCGCCGGCCGGCAGGCGTGGACGACGCTGAGCTCCTACGTGCTGGGCGTGGTCGCGGTGGCAGCGATCGACGCCGTGCTGATCGGGCTCGGCCTGCTCCTGGTCGGGGTCCCGCTGTGGCTCTCCCTGACCCTGCTGACCTTCTTCGGCGCGTTCGTCCCGTACTTCGGGGCGGTCGTCAGCGGCATCGCGGCGGTGCTGGTCACGCTGGTCACGGACGGCCCGAGGGACGCCGTCATCATCCTCGTCGTGGTCCTGGTGGTTCAGCAGGTGGAGGGCAACCTGCTGCAGCCGCTGATCATGCGGCGGGCCGTGCAGGTGCACCCGGTGGTGACCATCGTGGTGATCACCGCCGGCACGCTGCTGTTCGGGATCGCCGGGGCGGTCGTCGCCGTGCCGGTCACCGCCGTCGCCCACCACGTCCTGGAGTACCTGCGCACCCACCCGGCGGCGGGCCACCCGCCGGCGGTTCCCGGTGCGCCCGACGACGGGACGGCCACATCCGGCGCGACGGCGACCGCGGCGACCGCGGCGGCGGGTGCCCAGGGATGAGCCGGACCGACCCCGTGTCCCGGGTGTGGCGGCTGGCCCGCGGCTCGCTCTGGCCGCTGCCCCTCCTCGCCGTCACCGCCGCGGTGGCCCTCGGGCTGCTGCTCCCGCTG is from Blastococcus sp. HT6-4 and encodes:
- a CDS encoding AI-2E family transporter → MTDPSPGPAPPVRRARTGAARVAVGSVAVLGVIAIGWLVTWLLVRLALVTMSVIAALLLAALAGPLSRLLRRAGAPPALAAGGAVLTLLAIIAGISTLVWLRTSTRLTDLAPALAVGIDRVRTWLVTGPLSLDPDRVAGIRDTLVTQLAQVVPTPVAGAQLAITILSALVLVLFIVFFLIKDGDGMWAWVVERVPATQRERVDGAGRQAWTTLSSYVLGVVAVAAIDAVLIGLGLLLVGVPLWLSLTLLTFFGAFVPYFGAVVSGIAAVLVTLVTDGPRDAVIILVVVLVVQQVEGNLLQPLIMRRAVQVHPVVTIVVITAGTLLFGIAGAVVAVPVTAVAHHVLEYLRTHPAAGHPPAVPGAPDDGTATSGATATAATAAAGAQG